A stretch of the Opisthocomus hoazin isolate bOpiHoa1 chromosome 2, bOpiHoa1.hap1, whole genome shotgun sequence genome encodes the following:
- the ABRACL gene encoding costars family protein ABRACL isoform X1 — protein MPEEETTMNVEHEISLLVEEIRRLGTRNADGQVSVKFGVLFADEKCANLFEALVGTLKAAKRRKIVAYQGELLLQGVHDNVDIMLLQD, from the exons ATGcctgaggaggag acCACAATGAATGTGGAACATGAAATTAGCCTCTTAGTTGAGGAGATTCGGCGGCTGGGAACCAGAA ATGCTGATGGACAAGTGAGCGTGAAATTTGGTGTGCTCTTTGCTGATGAAAAGTGTGCCAACCTCTTTGAAGCCCTAGTGGGAACTCTTAAAGCTGCAAAACGACGGAAGATTGTCGCTTATCAAGGGGAGCTGCTTTTACAAGGTGTTCATGACAACGTTGATATCATGCTACTGCAGGACTGA
- the ABRACL gene encoding costars family protein ABRACL isoform X2: protein MNVEHEISLLVEEIRRLGTRNADGQVSVKFGVLFADEKCANLFEALVGTLKAAKRRKIVAYQGELLLQGVHDNVDIMLLQD from the exons ATGAATGTGGAACATGAAATTAGCCTCTTAGTTGAGGAGATTCGGCGGCTGGGAACCAGAA ATGCTGATGGACAAGTGAGCGTGAAATTTGGTGTGCTCTTTGCTGATGAAAAGTGTGCCAACCTCTTTGAAGCCCTAGTGGGAACTCTTAAAGCTGCAAAACGACGGAAGATTGTCGCTTATCAAGGGGAGCTGCTTTTACAAGGTGTTCATGACAACGTTGATATCATGCTACTGCAGGACTGA